In a genomic window of Kineococcus mangrovi:
- a CDS encoding LysR family transcriptional regulator — MDEAEALAGPWRVLATVGETRHVTRAAEALDLQQPTVSRALARVQRAVGVPLVVPEGRGVRLTAAGRALADVAARAVADLDRGVRTVRDDDAVDTGRVALGFLHTLGAAAVPGLVRAFRQEHPGVRFQLHQGAAGAVLDQLTAGEVDLVLTSPVPDRPGLRTDPLVEQQLVVGFPAEHPMAVEGPVALSAVADEEFVLFEPGYGLREAAEVLFAQHGVVPRVAFEGQDSHTLRGLVAAGLGVAVLPAAQRGTSEAFAGVVERPLTGPGSRRVLGLVRRDGELPRVAAAFREVVLARRDLLLP; from the coding sequence GTGGACGAGGCGGAGGCGCTGGCGGGGCCGTGGCGGGTGCTCGCGACGGTCGGCGAGACCCGGCACGTGACCCGGGCGGCGGAGGCGCTGGACCTGCAGCAGCCGACGGTGAGCCGGGCGCTGGCCCGGGTGCAGCGGGCCGTGGGGGTGCCGCTCGTCGTGCCCGAGGGGCGGGGTGTCCGGCTGACGGCCGCGGGCCGGGCGCTCGCCGACGTCGCCGCGCGGGCCGTGGCCGACCTGGACCGCGGGGTGCGGACCGTGCGCGACGACGACGCCGTCGACACGGGCCGCGTGGCGCTGGGGTTCCTCCACACGCTCGGGGCCGCGGCCGTCCCCGGGCTCGTGCGCGCGTTCCGGCAGGAGCACCCCGGGGTCCGCTTCCAGCTCCACCAGGGGGCGGCGGGGGCCGTGCTGGACCAGCTCACCGCCGGCGAGGTGGACCTCGTCCTCACCTCCCCCGTCCCCGACCGCCCCGGCCTGCGGACCGACCCGCTCGTCGAGCAGCAGCTCGTCGTGGGGTTCCCCGCCGAGCACCCGATGGCCGTGGAGGGTCCCGTCGCGCTGTCGGCCGTCGCCGACGAGGAGTTCGTGCTGTTCGAGCCGGGCTACGGGCTGCGCGAGGCCGCCGAGGTGCTGTTCGCCCAGCACGGCGTCGTGCCCCGCGTCGCGTTCGAGGGCCAGGACAGCCACACGCTGCGGGGCCTCGTGGCGGCCGGTCTGGGCGTGGCCGTCCTGCCGGCCGCGCAGCGCGGCACGTCGGAGGCGTTCGCCGGGGTCGTGGAACGGCCGCTCACCGGGCCGGGGTCCAGGCGCGTCCTGGGGCTGGTCCGGCGCGACGGGGAGCTGCCCCGGGTGGCGGCCGCGTTCCGCGAGGTGGTGCTGGCGCGCCGGGACCTGCTGCTGCCCTGA
- a CDS encoding MFS transporter, with translation MTLDARTGTPPWLGHERGTPGYRRLVVALFAAGVATFAQLYSVQSVLPALATGLHLRASQAALGVSVATGALAVSVVGWSALADRLGRVPAMVVSVVVASLLGLAVPLAPSLGPLLVLRALQGAALGGLPAVAMAHLAEEVHAREVALAAGAYVSGNSVGGLTGRIVSSGVADLFGWRWGVAAVALVGIAATAVFCVLVPRSRGFVRHRRAGGPPLRERLRRALSDPALLVLYAQALLLMGGFVTVYNYLGFRLLQAPFSLSQTVVGLLFVVYLAGTLSSSVAGRLTAHGRLRVLLGACAVFAAGCALTLSGQVVVVVAGLVLLTAGFFAAHAVASGWVGARAQPGVRAQASALYTFAYYAGSSLVGWLAGFAFAGGGWVVVVGVVTGLAALAAVLATLGLRSRTPAGSMGT, from the coding sequence GTGACCCTCGACGCCCGCACCGGCACCCCGCCCTGGCTGGGGCACGAGCGCGGCACCCCCGGCTACCGGCGCCTCGTCGTCGCCCTCTTCGCCGCGGGCGTCGCCACCTTCGCCCAGCTGTACTCGGTGCAGTCCGTGCTGCCCGCGCTCGCGACCGGCCTGCACCTGCGGGCCTCGCAGGCCGCGCTCGGGGTGTCCGTCGCGACCGGGGCGCTCGCGGTGTCCGTCGTCGGCTGGAGCGCCCTGGCCGACCGGCTCGGCCGCGTCCCGGCGATGGTCGTCTCCGTGGTGGTGGCCAGCCTGCTGGGCCTCGCCGTCCCGCTGGCCCCCTCGCTGGGGCCGCTGCTGGTCCTGCGCGCCCTGCAGGGCGCGGCGCTCGGGGGGTTGCCCGCCGTGGCGATGGCCCACCTCGCCGAGGAGGTGCACGCGCGCGAGGTCGCGCTCGCCGCCGGCGCCTACGTCTCGGGGAACTCCGTCGGTGGGCTCACCGGCCGCATCGTGTCCTCCGGGGTCGCCGACCTGTTCGGCTGGCGGTGGGGGGTCGCGGCCGTCGCCCTCGTCGGGATCGCCGCGACGGCCGTGTTCTGCGTCCTGGTCCCCCGCTCGCGGGGTTTCGTCCGGCACCGCCGCGCCGGCGGCCCGCCGCTGCGGGAACGGTTGCGGCGCGCGCTGTCCGACCCCGCCCTCCTCGTCCTCTACGCGCAGGCGCTGCTGCTCATGGGTGGTTTCGTCACGGTCTACAACTACCTCGGGTTCCGACTCCTGCAGGCCCCGTTCTCGCTGTCCCAGACCGTGGTCGGGTTGCTGTTCGTCGTCTACCTCGCCGGCACGCTGAGTTCCTCGGTCGCCGGGCGCCTCACCGCCCACGGCCGGTTGCGGGTCCTGCTGGGGGCGTGCGCCGTCTTCGCGGCCGGTTGCGCGCTGACGCTGTCGGGGCAGGTCGTGGTGGTCGTCGCCGGGCTGGTGCTGCTGACGGCGGGGTTCTTCGCCGCGCACGCCGTCGCCAGCGGCTGGGTCGGGGCGCGGGCTCAGCCGGGGGTGCGGGCGCAGGCCTCGGCGCTCTACACGTTCGCCTACTACGCCGGGTCCAGCCTCGTCGGCTGGCTCGCGGGCTTCGCCTTCGCCGGCGGTGGCTGGGTCGTCGTGGTGGGGGTCGTCACCGGGCTCGCCGCGCTCGCGGCCGTCCTGGCGACCCTGGGTCTGCGGAGCCGGACGCCGGCGGGCAGCATGGGGACGTGA
- a CDS encoding Sir2 family NAD-dependent protein deacetylase, producing MIEELAGLVGAGGVCVLEGAGMSTGSGIPDYRGPNGSLQRHTPMTYREFTGSAENRRRYWGRSHVGWEHFRRAQPNDAHRAVAALERAGLLTGVITQNVDGLDLAAGTREVVELHGNLDRVVCLRCGESTDRAELAERLTAANPGFTGRVQEFRALNPDGDADLTDAQLEGFTTVPCRRCGQDALKADVVFFGETVPKDRVARCFELLDGSRSLLVLGSSLAVMSGYRFVLHAAKHARPVAIVTAGPTRGDAKATVRLDAPLQDVLPDLLRRLG from the coding sequence GTGATCGAGGAACTCGCCGGTCTGGTCGGCGCGGGTGGGGTCTGCGTGCTCGAGGGCGCCGGGATGTCGACCGGCTCCGGGATCCCCGACTACCGCGGGCCGAACGGGTCCCTGCAGCGGCACACACCCATGACCTACCGCGAGTTCACGGGGTCGGCGGAGAACCGGCGACGGTACTGGGGGCGCAGCCACGTCGGGTGGGAGCACTTCCGCAGGGCGCAGCCGAACGACGCCCACCGGGCCGTCGCCGCCCTGGAACGTGCGGGGTTGCTGACGGGCGTCATCACGCAGAACGTCGACGGGCTCGACCTCGCCGCGGGCACGCGGGAGGTCGTCGAACTGCACGGGAACCTCGACCGCGTCGTCTGCCTGCGGTGCGGGGAGTCCACCGACCGCGCCGAACTCGCCGAACGGCTCACGGCCGCGAACCCGGGGTTCACCGGCCGCGTCCAGGAGTTCCGGGCGCTGAACCCCGACGGGGACGCCGACCTCACCGACGCCCAGCTCGAGGGGTTCACCACCGTCCCGTGCCGGCGGTGCGGGCAGGACGCGCTCAAGGCCGACGTCGTGTTCTTCGGTGAGACGGTGCCGAAGGACCGCGTCGCGCGGTGCTTCGAACTGCTCGACGGGTCCCGTTCCCTGCTGGTGCTCGGGTCCTCGCTGGCCGTCATGTCGGGCTACCGGTTCGTGCTGCACGCGGCCAAGCACGCCCGGCCCGTGGCGATCGTCACCGCCGGTCCGACCCGGGGTGACGCGAAGGCGACCGTCCGCCTCGACGCCCCCCTGCAGGACGTCCTGCCCGACCTGCTGCGCCGTCTCGGCTGA
- a CDS encoding sensor domain-containing phosphodiesterase, which yields MSTRDSDHRAPRSSPTSAPSRSGPAAHPGTGFEAPGRSGGTATEPLRPARAGATDRRVQRILERARTHLGMDLAWTSHFDVDPTRSDRDVPDAQVLDVVDGDAEAMGVHPGARLERSGSFCVRVLAGGLPATVTDARRHPVTRDLPVTADLGIGSYVGAPVRDRDGRVVGMVCCLSRSANPALDDTAGTFLAFVADLVSDVHADADTDSAPGELSADPVEPEQERLVQQVRALLEQRSVRMVFQPVWRLPDPPTAAGTGHDVDAHRADPSPATPGGRLQAVAYEALARFPDTVFTRPDVAFAAAARVGLGVELERLAAHTALQQLDRLEIGTLMCVNLSAEAIVDEPTQDVLLRACARARQTGRMVGVEVTEHTRVGDYPALAAATQRLKAAGALIVVDDAGAGFASFNHILQLRPDVIKIDISLIRDIDADPVKKALTRALVTFAQESGAYLVAEGVERAEEAAAVHELGVRLVQGYLYGRPAPLDARTTSTTTTVSSPTAASQPPSGTVHDPTGV from the coding sequence ATGAGCACCCGTGACTCCGACCACCGCGCACCGCGGTCGTCGCCCACGTCCGCCCCTTCCCGCTCCGGCCCCGCGGCGCACCCCGGCACCGGGTTCGAGGCCCCGGGCAGGTCCGGCGGGACGGCGACGGAGCCGCTGCGCCCCGCGCGGGCCGGTGCGACTGACCGGCGCGTCCAGCGCATCCTGGAGCGCGCCCGCACCCACCTGGGCATGGACCTGGCCTGGACCTCCCACTTCGACGTCGACCCCACGCGCAGCGACCGGGACGTGCCGGACGCGCAGGTGCTGGACGTCGTCGACGGCGACGCCGAGGCCATGGGCGTGCACCCCGGTGCGCGGTTGGAGCGGTCCGGCTCCTTCTGCGTGCGGGTCCTCGCCGGTGGGCTGCCGGCCACCGTCACCGACGCCCGCCGCCATCCCGTCACCCGCGACCTGCCGGTCACGGCCGACCTGGGGATCGGTTCCTACGTCGGCGCCCCCGTGCGTGACCGCGACGGCCGCGTGGTCGGCATGGTGTGCTGCCTCAGCCGCAGCGCCAACCCCGCGCTGGACGACACCGCCGGCACCTTCCTGGCCTTCGTCGCCGACCTCGTCAGCGACGTCCACGCCGACGCCGACACCGACAGCGCGCCCGGGGAGCTGAGCGCGGACCCCGTCGAGCCGGAGCAGGAGCGACTGGTGCAGCAGGTGCGGGCCCTGCTCGAGCAGCGATCGGTGCGCATGGTCTTCCAGCCGGTGTGGCGTCTGCCCGACCCGCCGACCGCGGCCGGCACCGGCCACGACGTCGACGCTCACCGCGCCGACCCCTCTCCGGCCACCCCCGGCGGCCGGCTGCAGGCGGTGGCGTACGAGGCGCTGGCCCGCTTCCCCGACACCGTCTTCACCCGACCCGACGTCGCCTTCGCGGCCGCCGCCCGGGTGGGTCTGGGCGTCGAGCTGGAACGGCTGGCCGCGCACACCGCGCTGCAGCAGCTGGACCGCCTCGAGATCGGGACCTTGATGTGCGTGAACCTGTCCGCCGAGGCCATCGTCGACGAGCCCACCCAGGACGTCCTCCTGCGCGCCTGCGCCCGCGCGCGGCAGACCGGGCGCATGGTCGGGGTCGAGGTGACCGAGCACACGCGGGTCGGCGACTACCCCGCCCTGGCCGCGGCGACGCAACGGCTGAAGGCGGCCGGAGCGCTGATCGTCGTCGACGACGCCGGCGCCGGCTTCGCCAGCTTCAACCACATCCTGCAGCTGCGACCCGACGTCATCAAGATCGACATCAGCCTCATCCGCGACATCGACGCCGACCCCGTGAAGAAGGCCCTGACCCGCGCCCTGGTCACCTTCGCCCAGGAGAGCGGCGCCTACCTGGTCGCCGAAGGGGTCGAACGGGCCGAGGAGGCCGCCGCGGTGCACGAACTGGGTGTGCGGCTCGTGCAGGGTTACCTGTACGGCCGCCCGGCCCCCCTGGACGCGCGCACCACGTCCACCACCACCACCGTGTCCTCGCCCACGGCTGCGTCCCAGCCCCCGTCCGGGACGGTCCACGACCCCACCGGCGTCTAG
- a CDS encoding diguanylate cyclase domain-containing protein, translating to MAQPAEQSSEDRRLQALARYRLLGQAAPLEGVTPAADRHPGESAADIREDVAALTRLAVVVTGLPLAALNLFDATRQVQLSTVGFPASTSPRAESPCATHFLDGELVHTPDASLDPRLAGNAHVDGRLGSMRAYASVPLVTDDGHPLGTLCVADTAPRTLTADQLGALSDLSRVVVSLFERRRQAHLSARLVAEADEQRALAELLIAEADHRHRLLEAVFDSAGVGIVVSDVDGHLMTMNSTATQWLGRPIDPRLSLDEHAGAYDLRSADGTTTLPTGDLPLHRALNEGPVDQVEMVIVAPDGTRRAVVCSARPLHDDDGVLTGAVAALHDVSVLRARESALQDAHDQLTRHADQAATLARAAHSVTTAENPRQAICDAVRELMDADAAFLLQPRGGRLEATATSGLPAGTHLAAALPVPLTGTAGVTGATTDGLPQSLAATSFTSGEFLFVADVAADPRRDESLRAVCDTVSGAWQPITVRAGVGADHDPGDAGTQHLGGLERGAGRTAGQSVGVLAVVWNRPVDDVPATTRAMLSTLAGEAAAAIERDALLQRLARAADHDPLTGLANRRSWDRHAAREIARATRDGEPLSFLLVDLDHFKTYNDTRGHLAGDELLRDFAAAARGCLREVDVLARWGGEEFVAVLPRCAGADAVAIADRIRGCVPAGQSATIGVVQWVRGTTATEALAQADAALYRGKSSGRDRTVLHPPR from the coding sequence GTGGCCCAGCCCGCGGAGCAGTCGTCGGAGGACCGGCGCCTGCAGGCGCTCGCCCGGTACCGCCTGCTCGGGCAGGCCGCACCGCTCGAGGGGGTGACGCCCGCCGCGGACCGCCACCCCGGCGAGTCCGCCGCCGACATCCGCGAGGACGTCGCGGCCTTGACCCGGCTGGCGGTCGTCGTGACGGGGCTGCCCCTGGCGGCGTTGAACCTGTTCGACGCCACCCGCCAGGTGCAGTTGAGCACCGTCGGGTTCCCCGCCTCCACCAGCCCGCGCGCCGAGTCCCCCTGCGCCACCCACTTCCTCGACGGGGAGCTGGTCCACACCCCCGACGCCAGCCTGGACCCGCGCCTGGCGGGCAACGCCCACGTCGACGGCCGGCTGGGCTCGATGCGCGCCTACGCCTCGGTCCCCCTGGTCACCGACGACGGCCACCCGTTGGGCACCCTGTGCGTCGCCGACACCGCCCCCCGCACCCTGACCGCGGACCAGCTCGGCGCGTTGAGCGACCTGTCCCGCGTCGTGGTCTCCCTGTTCGAACGACGACGCCAGGCCCACCTCAGCGCCCGCCTCGTCGCCGAAGCCGACGAGCAGCGCGCCCTGGCCGAGCTGCTCATCGCCGAGGCGGACCACCGCCACCGGCTCCTCGAGGCCGTCTTCGACAGCGCGGGCGTCGGCATCGTCGTCTCCGACGTCGACGGGCACCTGATGACGATGAACAGCACCGCGACGCAGTGGCTGGGCCGGCCCATCGACCCCCGGTTGTCCCTGGACGAGCACGCCGGCGCCTACGACCTGCGCAGCGCCGACGGCACCACCACCTTGCCCACCGGTGACCTGCCGCTGCACCGGGCCCTGAACGAGGGACCCGTCGACCAGGTCGAGATGGTCATCGTCGCCCCCGACGGCACCCGACGGGCGGTGGTCTGCTCGGCCCGCCCGCTGCACGACGACGACGGCGTCCTGACCGGCGCCGTCGCCGCGCTGCACGACGTGTCGGTCCTGCGCGCCCGCGAGAGCGCCCTGCAGGACGCTCACGACCAGCTCACCCGCCACGCCGACCAGGCGGCGACCCTGGCCCGCGCCGCGCACTCGGTCACCACCGCCGAGAACCCCCGCCAGGCCATCTGCGACGCCGTCCGGGAGCTCATGGACGCCGATGCCGCCTTCCTGCTCCAGCCCCGCGGCGGGCGGCTGGAAGCGACCGCGACGTCCGGGCTGCCCGCCGGCACGCACCTCGCCGCAGCACTGCCCGTGCCCCTGACCGGGACCGCCGGGGTGACGGGCGCGACCACCGACGGCCTCCCGCAGAGCCTGGCCGCGACGTCGTTCACCTCCGGGGAGTTCCTCTTCGTCGCCGACGTCGCCGCCGACCCGCGGCGCGACGAGAGCCTGCGTGCGGTCTGCGACACGGTCTCGGGTGCGTGGCAGCCGATCACCGTGCGCGCCGGGGTCGGTGCCGACCACGACCCCGGCGATGCCGGCACCCAGCACCTCGGCGGGCTCGAGCGCGGGGCCGGGAGGACCGCCGGTCAGTCCGTGGGGGTCCTCGCGGTGGTCTGGAACCGCCCCGTCGACGACGTCCCGGCGACCACGCGGGCCATGCTCAGCACCCTGGCCGGGGAGGCCGCGGCCGCCATCGAACGCGACGCGCTGCTGCAGCGACTGGCCCGGGCCGCCGACCACGACCCGTTGACGGGGTTGGCCAACCGCCGCAGCTGGGACCGGCACGCGGCCCGGGAGATCGCCCGCGCCACCCGCGACGGCGAGCCGCTGTCGTTCCTGCTGGTCGACCTGGACCACTTCAAGACCTACAACGACACCCGGGGCCACCTGGCCGGGGACGAACTGCTGCGCGACTTCGCCGCCGCCGCCCGGGGCTGCCTGCGCGAGGTCGACGTCCTGGCCCGGTGGGGAGGGGAGGAGTTCGTCGCCGTCCTGCCCCGCTGCGCGGGTGCCGACGCCGTGGCCATCGCCGACCGCATCCGCGGCTGCGTCCCGGCCGGGCAGAGCGCCACCATCGGGGTCGTCCAGTGGGTCCGGGGCACCACCGCCACCGAGGCCCTCGCGCAGGCCGACGCCGCGCTGTACCGGGGCAAGAGCAGCGGACGCGACCGCACCGTCCTGCACCCGCCCCGTTGA
- the nhaA gene encoding Na+/H+ antiporter NhaA: MSSSPPTSTPTPSGFTDRLRHFLHDEAAGGVVLVVAAVAAVVWANSPASGAYTSFWGHYLTLGWGPAAITEDLQHWVNDGLMAVFFFVVGLEIKRELVTGELRDPRAAALPAVAAVGGVLLPAAIFLALTSGPASAGWGIPMATDIAFAVGVLALLGKRVPVGAKLLLLTAAIVDDIIAIGVIAVFYTDTVSALWLAGAVASLAVVVLLRRLGVHAIWPYVLVGLAAWVCTLESGVHATIAGVALGLLTPTGSVGGRDVLDTLEHRLHPFSSFLIVPLFALANAGVDFRGGLFGEAMGSSLTWAIALGLVVGKIVGICAAVWLCVRTGLGRLPEGVRPLHVAGVSAVAGIGFTVSLFIAELAYTDPALVATAKVGIFTGSIAAAVLGVTVMVLAGRRGASGRSTGERSESTSTTP, translated from the coding sequence ATGTCGTCCTCACCCCCCACCTCCACGCCCACCCCGTCGGGGTTCACCGACCGCTTGCGGCACTTCCTGCACGACGAGGCGGCCGGCGGGGTGGTCCTCGTCGTGGCCGCGGTGGCAGCGGTCGTGTGGGCCAACAGCCCGGCCTCCGGGGCCTACACCTCCTTCTGGGGTCACTACCTCACCCTGGGCTGGGGTCCGGCGGCGATCACCGAGGACCTGCAGCACTGGGTCAACGACGGGCTCATGGCGGTCTTCTTCTTCGTCGTGGGCCTGGAGATCAAGCGTGAGCTCGTCACCGGGGAACTGCGCGACCCCCGCGCCGCGGCCCTGCCGGCCGTCGCCGCCGTCGGCGGGGTCCTGCTGCCGGCAGCCATCTTCCTCGCGCTGACGTCGGGCCCGGCCTCCGCCGGGTGGGGCATCCCGATGGCGACCGACATCGCCTTCGCCGTGGGAGTCCTGGCGCTGCTGGGCAAGCGGGTCCCGGTCGGGGCCAAGCTGCTGCTGCTGACCGCCGCGATCGTCGACGACATCATCGCCATCGGGGTCATCGCCGTCTTCTACACCGACACCGTCTCGGCCCTCTGGCTGGCCGGGGCGGTCGCCTCGCTGGCCGTCGTGGTCCTGCTGCGCCGGCTGGGCGTGCACGCCATCTGGCCCTACGTGCTCGTGGGGCTCGCGGCGTGGGTGTGCACCCTGGAGTCCGGGGTGCACGCCACCATCGCCGGGGTCGCGCTCGGCCTGCTCACCCCCACCGGCTCCGTCGGTGGCCGCGACGTGCTGGACACCCTCGAACACCGGCTGCACCCCTTCTCGTCGTTCCTCATCGTCCCGCTGTTCGCCCTGGCCAACGCCGGTGTCGACTTCCGCGGGGGGTTGTTCGGCGAGGCGATGGGCAGTTCCCTGACCTGGGCCATCGCCCTCGGCCTGGTCGTGGGAAAGATCGTCGGGATCTGCGCGGCCGTCTGGTTGTGCGTGCGCACCGGCCTGGGCCGGCTGCCCGAGGGGGTGCGGCCCCTGCACGTGGCCGGGGTGTCCGCGGTGGCCGGCATCGGGTTCACCGTCTCCCTGTTCATCGCCGAGCTGGCCTACACCGACCCCGCCCTCGTGGCCACCGCCAAGGTCGGCATCTTCACCGGCTCCATCGCCGCCGCCGTCCTCGGCGTGACGGTCATGGTCCTCGCCGGGCGCCGCGGCGCGTCCGGGCGGTCCACGGGCGAACGGTCGGAGTCGACCTCGACGACCCCGTGA
- a CDS encoding glycoside hydrolase family 15 protein, translating into MTTMNRPVQTDDVRRDLADRYPPIADHALVGDGETAALVGLDARVAWACLPRFDSPAVFASLLDADRGGRWDLPVQDLRSSHQHYLPSSAVLVTELTTGTGTLRVTDALLLDGALEPRRSVATHAFGRLLEVTSGTVSVRSLLRGRDGAPVEGAVVPLPGGGERRLHLSSSRDTGAEHDLGVGERWALTLSWRGEPLDLGADALADALARTDEAWRRWSAGVSYRGRYADLVLRSAITLKLCDHHTSGAVVAAPTSSLPEAIGGERNWDYRFTWVRDAAYTVYALRRIGMVEESDAFLDWVLQACTREDGRPDVLYTLDGTFPAAEVEDEGFEGYRGSAPVRWGNGASGQLQHDVYGEILDCAYQYVRHGGTLDDGQWEHLERLGGLAERHHLTPDQGIWEIRDTGRPFTYSVAMCQVAFDRLARLAEVTGRPGRAEHWRTLADEVRTELLDRAWSEEDGCFTEHLDQPGTLDASLLALPLRRVVDAADPRMVATVDAVARELSAGGGLLFRYLHADSPDGLQGDEGAFLLCSFWWVDNLVQSGRLREGRELFESLVARVNHVGLLAEEVDPTSGEFLGNFPQAFSHIGLISSAVLLARTEEAGT; encoded by the coding sequence GTGACGACGATGAACCGCCCCGTGCAGACCGACGACGTCCGCCGGGACCTCGCCGACCGCTACCCGCCCATCGCCGACCACGCCCTGGTCGGGGACGGGGAGACCGCCGCCCTCGTGGGTTTGGACGCGCGCGTGGCCTGGGCGTGCCTGCCGCGCTTCGACTCCCCCGCCGTGTTCGCCTCGCTGCTCGACGCCGACCGCGGTGGCCGGTGGGACCTGCCGGTGCAGGACCTGCGCAGCAGCCACCAGCACTACCTGCCGTCCTCGGCGGTGCTCGTCACCGAGCTGACGACGGGCACCGGGACGCTGCGCGTCACCGACGCCCTGCTCCTGGACGGGGCGCTGGAACCCCGCCGCTCGGTCGCGACGCACGCCTTCGGCCGGCTCCTGGAGGTGACCAGCGGGACGGTGTCGGTCCGCAGCCTCCTGCGCGGGCGAGACGGTGCGCCGGTCGAGGGGGCGGTCGTCCCGCTGCCCGGCGGCGGCGAGCGCCGCCTGCACCTGTCGTCCTCCCGCGACACCGGGGCCGAGCACGACCTCGGCGTCGGGGAGCGCTGGGCGTTGACGCTGTCGTGGCGGGGGGAACCGCTCGACCTGGGAGCCGACGCCCTCGCCGACGCCCTGGCCCGCACGGACGAGGCGTGGCGGCGGTGGAGCGCGGGGGTGAGCTACCGGGGCCGGTACGCCGACCTGGTGCTGCGCAGCGCGATCACGCTCAAGCTGTGCGACCACCACACCAGCGGTGCCGTCGTCGCCGCCCCGACGTCGTCGCTGCCGGAGGCGATCGGCGGGGAACGGAACTGGGACTACCGCTTCACGTGGGTCCGCGACGCCGCGTACACGGTGTACGCGTTGCGGCGCATCGGGATGGTCGAGGAGTCCGACGCGTTCCTGGACTGGGTCCTGCAGGCCTGCACCCGGGAGGACGGGCGCCCGGACGTCCTCTACACGCTGGACGGGACGTTCCCGGCGGCCGAGGTGGAGGACGAGGGTTTCGAGGGGTACCGGGGTTCGGCTCCCGTCCGCTGGGGCAACGGCGCGAGCGGGCAGCTGCAGCACGACGTCTACGGGGAGATCCTCGACTGCGCCTACCAGTACGTCCGGCACGGCGGGACCCTCGACGACGGGCAGTGGGAACACCTCGAACGGCTGGGTGGGCTCGCCGAGCGGCACCACCTGACGCCCGACCAGGGGATCTGGGAGATCCGCGACACGGGCCGGCCGTTCACCTACTCGGTGGCGATGTGCCAGGTCGCGTTCGACCGCCTCGCGCGGCTGGCCGAGGTCACGGGACGGCCCGGGCGCGCCGAGCACTGGCGGACCCTGGCTGACGAGGTCCGCACCGAGCTGCTGGACCGCGCCTGGAGCGAGGAGGACGGCTGCTTCACCGAGCACCTCGACCAGCCGGGGACGCTCGACGCGAGCCTGCTCGCCCTGCCCCTGCGGCGCGTGGTCGACGCCGCCGACCCGCGGATGGTCGCGACGGTGGACGCCGTGGCCCGCGAGCTGTCCGCCGGTGGCGGGCTCCTGTTCCGCTACCTGCACGCCGACTCCCCCGACGGCCTGCAGGGCGACGAGGGCGCCTTCCTGCTGTGCTCGTTCTGGTGGGTGGACAACCTCGTGCAGAGCGGCCGGCTGCGGGAGGGGCGTGAACTGTTCGAGAGCCTGGTGGCCCGGGTGAACCACGTGGGGTTGCTGGCCGAGGAGGTCGACCCGACGTCCGGGGAGTTCCTCGGGAACTTCCCGCAGGCGTTCAGCCACATCGGTCTCATCTCCTCCGCCGTGCTGCTGGCCCGCACGGAGGAGGCGGGGACCTGA
- a CDS encoding alpha/beta fold hydrolase, which produces MPHPVTGVPDASAVLARHCVNVTGDPDGPVLLLVHGFGAGQQAWQRLLPHFTDHRVVLFDGAGSGATRLADFDPVRHGTLTGYAQDLLEVCAALDLREVHVVAHSVSAVVALLAAAAQPDRFSTLSLVAPSPRYVDDPETGWTGGFSLQDVVELLESLDSNYYAWSAAVAPVVMGTPEAPELGRELTNSFLGTHPDAAATFARAIFLSDARSVLPRVDVPTVVLQCRHDALAPQEVGAAVAATLPHGHLVPLRATGHCPHISAPEEVAAAVRAHLLRHAGGAVCRT; this is translated from the coding sequence CTGCCGCACCCGGTCACCGGCGTCCCCGACGCCTCCGCCGTGCTGGCCCGGCACTGCGTGAACGTCACCGGCGACCCCGACGGACCGGTGCTGCTGCTGGTGCACGGCTTCGGGGCCGGGCAGCAGGCGTGGCAGCGACTGCTGCCGCACTTCACCGACCACCGGGTCGTCCTGTTCGACGGCGCGGGGTCCGGTGCGACGCGGCTGGCGGACTTCGACCCGGTGCGCCACGGCACGCTGACCGGGTACGCCCAGGACCTCCTGGAGGTCTGCGCCGCGCTCGACCTGCGCGAGGTCCACGTGGTGGCCCACTCCGTCAGCGCAGTCGTCGCCCTGCTGGCCGCCGCGGCCCAGCCCGACCGGTTCTCGACGCTGTCCCTGGTGGCTCCCTCCCCCCGTTACGTGGACGACCCCGAGACCGGGTGGACGGGTGGTTTCTCCCTGCAGGACGTCGTGGAACTGCTCGAGTCCCTGGACAGCAACTACTACGCCTGGTCCGCGGCCGTGGCGCCGGTCGTCATGGGGACGCCGGAGGCTCCGGAGCTGGGCCGGGAGCTGACGAACAGCTTCCTGGGCACCCACCCCGACGCGGCCGCCACCTTCGCGCGGGCGATCTTCCTCAGCGACGCACGCTCGGTGCTGCCCCGGGTGGACGTCCCCACGGTCGTCCTGCAGTGCCGGCACGACGCGCTGGCGCCGCAGGAGGTGGGCGCCGCCGTGGCGGCCACCTTGCCGCACGGGCACCTCGTCCCCCTGCGGGCCACGGGGCACTGCCCGCACATCAGCGCCCCCGAGGAGGTGGCCGCGGCCGTGCGCGCCCACCTGCTCCGTCACGCGGGCGGTGCGGTGTGCCGGACCTGA